A single genomic interval of Lepidochelys kempii isolate rLepKem1 chromosome 13, rLepKem1.hap2, whole genome shotgun sequence harbors:
- the NEURL2 gene encoding neuralized-like protein 2 — MAAACHPPTRFHLVHGTNIRIDPSHTQATRVESFANGLCFSQEPLEPGQIFLVEIEEKELGWCGHLRVGLTARDPRSLDVVPEYSLPDLVNMGDTWVFAITRHHNRVTPDGSEARVQGFLSDPYLLIEQVRIPRDKLVGRSRPSQYSHMLDDLYKTNVLPPTARRSRIGVLYAIRSDGMADMHIIINGEDMGPSARSLPASRPLYAVIDVFASTKSVRVIQVEYGFPSLQTLCRLVIQKHIVHRLAIDGLDLPPLLKNFCKYE; from the exons ATGGCTGCTGcctgccacccacccacccgctTCCACCTCGTCCACGGCACCAACATCCGCATCGACCCCTCCCACACTCAGGCCACCAGGGTGGAGAGCTTTGCCAACGGACTATGTTTCAGCCAGGAGCCCCTGGAGCCTGGACAGATCTTCCTGGTGGAGATCGAGGAGAAGGAGCTGGGCTGGTGTGGCCACTTGCGGGTGGGGCTAACAGCACGTGACCCAAGAAGCCTGGATGTGGTGCCAGAGTATTCACTCCCAGACCTGGTCAATATGGGGGACACCTGGGTTTTTGCCATCACCAGGCACCACAACCGTGTTACTCCAGATGGCTCGGAGGCTCGGGTCCAAGGCTTCCTCTCAGACCCCTACCTGCTCATAGAACAAGTCAGGATTCCCCGAGACAAGCTAGTGGGACGGAGCAGGCCTAGCCAGTACAGCCACATGCTGGATGACTTGTACAAGACAAATGTGCTGCCCCCGACAGCCCGGAGGAGCAGGATTGGGGTGTTGTATGCCATCCGGTCTGACGGGATGGCAGACATGCACATCATCATCAATGGAGAGGACATGGGACCGAGTGCCAGGAGCCTCCCTGCCTCCCGCCCACTCTATGCAGTGATCGATGTCTTTGCGTCAACGAAGAGCGTCCGTGTCATTCAAGTGGAATATGGCT TCCCTTCCTTACAGACCCTCTGTAGACTGGTCATCCAGAAGCACATTGTCCACCGATTGGCCATCGATGGGCTGGACCTGCCTCCACTGTTGAAGAACTTCTGCAAATACGAATGA